In Brachyhypopomus gauderio isolate BG-103 chromosome 11, BGAUD_0.2, whole genome shotgun sequence, a single genomic region encodes these proteins:
- the enc2 gene encoding kelch-like protein 25 isoform X2 codes for MQSPPHISVSACGWVSRLCHFQDIGPADSLEVPENMSVSVHENRKSRTSTGPMNISLFHKPSHPDSVLTHLNTLRKQCMFTDVTLWAGDRSFPCHRAVLAACSRYFEAMFGGGLRESLDSDVNFRDSVHPEVLELLLDFAYSSRIIINEENAESLLEAGDMLQFHDIRDAAAEFLEKNLHSSNCLGMMLLSDAHQCKRLYELSWRMCLVHFEAFRDTEDFYSLSKDKLLDLILSDELEIEDEHIVFSAVMRWVRYDLDCRRDYLPELLHGIRLALLPSECLVEAVACEELVMSDKRSRLIVEEAIQCKKKILQNDGVVTSPCARPRKAGHTLLILGGQTFMCDKIYQVDHKAKEIIPKSDLPSPRKEFSACAIGCKVYVTGGRGSENGVSKDVWIYDTVHEEWSKGAPMLIARFGHGSAELENCLYVVGGHTAIAGVFPASPSVSLKQVERYDPLTNKWTMMAPLRDGVSNAAVVSAKLKLFVFGGTTIHRDKASNVQCYDPVENRWTIAAECPQPWRYTAAAVLGSQIFIMGGDTEFTAASAYRYDCETNQWTRVGDMTSKRMSCHAVASGNKLYVVGGYFGTQRCKTLDCYDPTSDSWNSITTVPYSLIPTAFVSTWKHLPA; via the exons ATGCAGAGCCCCCCCCACATCTCTGTCAGTGCCTGCGGGTGGGTCAGCAGGCTGTGTCACT TTCAAGATATCGGCCCAGCTGATTCCTTGGAGGTGCCAGAAAATATGTCAGTCAGTGTGCATGAGAACCGAAAGTCTCGGACGAGTACGGGCCCCATGAATATCTCTCTCTTCCACAAGCCTTCCCACCCAGACAGCGTCCtcactcacctcaacacacTTCGCAAGCAGTGCATGTTCACAGACGTGACGTTATGGGCGGGCGATCGCTCCTTCCCCTGCCACCGGGCCGTGCTAGCTGCCTGCAGCCGCTACTTCGAGGCCATGTTCGGCGGTGGCCTCCGTGAGAGTCTGGACAGCGACGTAAACTTCCGTGACAGCGTGCATCCTGAGGTTCTGGAGCTCCTTCTGGACTTTGCATATTCCTCACGCATCATTATCAACGAGGAGAACGCAGAGTCGCTTCTGGAAGCCGGAGACATGCTGCAGTTCCACGACATCCGTGATGCTGCGGCAGAGTTCCTCGAGAAGAACCTGCACTCCTCCAATTGCCTGGGCATGATGTTACTGTCGGACGCCCACCAGTGCAAACGCCTGTACGAGCTCTCCTGGAGAATGTGCCTAGTCCACTTTGAAGCATTCAGGGACACAGAGGACTTCTACAGCCTGTCCAAAGATAAGCTCTTGGACCTTATACTCAGTGACGAGCTGGAGATAGAGGATGAACACATTGTTTTCAGTGCAGTCATGCGCTGGGTCAGGTATGATTTAGACTGTCGGCGGGACTACCTTCCCGAGCTGCTCCACGGAATCCGTCTGGCACTCCTGCCGTCTGAGTGCCTCGTCGAGGCGGTGGCCTGTGAGGAGCTGGTGATGTCGGACAAACGCAGCAGACTGATTGTGGAAGAAGCCATCCAGTGCAAGAAGAAGATCCTGCAGAATGACGGGGTCGTCACGAGTCCGTGTGCCAGGCCGCGCAAAGCCGGCCACACCCTGCTTATTCTCGGAGGGCAGACCTTCATGTGTGACAAGATCTACCAAGTGGATCATAAAGCGAAAGAGATCATCCCCAAATCCGACCTGCCGAGCCCCAGGAAGGAATTCAGCGCCTGCGCCATCGGCTGTAAGGTATACGTGACGGGAGGAAGAGGCTCGGAGAACGGAGTGTCCAAGGATGTGTGGATATACGACACGGTACACGAGGAGTGGTCGAAGGGCGCGCCCATGCTCATAGCGCGCTTTGGACACGGCTCGGCCGAGCTGGAGAACTGCCTGTATGTTGTCGGAGGTCACACAGCCATAGCTGGTGTCTTCCCCGCCTCGCCTTCTGTGTCTCTGAAACAGGTGGAGAGGTACGACCCGTTAACCAACAAATGGACCATGATGGCGCCCCTCAGGGACGGCGTCAGCAACGCAGCGGTGGTGAGTGCCAAGCTGAAACTGTTTGTTTTTGGCGGCACCACCATCCACAGGGACAAGGCCTCCAATGTGCAGTGCTACGACCCGGTGGAGAACCGCTGGACGATCGCAGCCGAGTGCCCCCAACCCTGGCGCTACACCGCCGCCGCTGTCCTGGGCAGCCAGATCTTCATCATGGGCGGCGACACAGAGTTCACGGCCGCGTCTGCTTACCGGTACGACTGCGAGACCAACCAGTGGACGCGTGTCGGTGATATGACGTCCAAAAGGATGAGCTGCCATGCCGTGGCCTCCGGGAACAAACTGTACGTGGTTGGCGGCTACTTCGGAACACAGCGGTGTAAGACACTGGACTGCTACGATCCGACATCGGACAGCTGGAACAGCATAACTACAGTGCCTTATTCACTGATTCCCACTGCGTTTGTTAGCACCTGGAAACATCTCCCTGCCTAG
- the enc2 gene encoding kelch-like protein 25 isoform X3, producing MSVSVHENRKSRTSTGPMNISLFHKPSHPDSVLTHLNTLRKQCMFTDVTLWAGDRSFPCHRAVLAACSRYFEAMFGGGLRESLDSDVNFRDSVHPEVLELLLDFAYSSRIIINEENAESLLEAGDMLQFHDIRDAAAEFLEKNLHSSNCLGMMLLSDAHQCKRLYELSWRMCLVHFEAFRDTEDFYSLSKDKLLDLILSDELEIEDEHIVFSAVMRWVRYDLDCRRDYLPELLHGIRLALLPSECLVEAVACEELVMSDKRSRLIVEEAIQCKKKILQNDGVVTSPCARPRKAGHTLLILGGQTFMCDKIYQVDHKAKEIIPKSDLPSPRKEFSACAIGCKVYVTGGRGSENGVSKDVWIYDTVHEEWSKGAPMLIARFGHGSAELENCLYVVGGHTAIAGVFPASPSVSLKQVERYDPLTNKWTMMAPLRDGVSNAAVVSAKLKLFVFGGTTIHRDKASNVQCYDPVENRWTIAAECPQPWRYTAAAVLGSQIFIMGGDTEFTAASAYRYDCETNQWTRVGDMTSKRMSCHAVASGNKLYVVGGYFGTQRCKTLDCYDPTSDSWNSITTVPYSLIPTAFVSTWKHLPA from the coding sequence ATGTCAGTCAGTGTGCATGAGAACCGAAAGTCTCGGACGAGTACGGGCCCCATGAATATCTCTCTCTTCCACAAGCCTTCCCACCCAGACAGCGTCCtcactcacctcaacacacTTCGCAAGCAGTGCATGTTCACAGACGTGACGTTATGGGCGGGCGATCGCTCCTTCCCCTGCCACCGGGCCGTGCTAGCTGCCTGCAGCCGCTACTTCGAGGCCATGTTCGGCGGTGGCCTCCGTGAGAGTCTGGACAGCGACGTAAACTTCCGTGACAGCGTGCATCCTGAGGTTCTGGAGCTCCTTCTGGACTTTGCATATTCCTCACGCATCATTATCAACGAGGAGAACGCAGAGTCGCTTCTGGAAGCCGGAGACATGCTGCAGTTCCACGACATCCGTGATGCTGCGGCAGAGTTCCTCGAGAAGAACCTGCACTCCTCCAATTGCCTGGGCATGATGTTACTGTCGGACGCCCACCAGTGCAAACGCCTGTACGAGCTCTCCTGGAGAATGTGCCTAGTCCACTTTGAAGCATTCAGGGACACAGAGGACTTCTACAGCCTGTCCAAAGATAAGCTCTTGGACCTTATACTCAGTGACGAGCTGGAGATAGAGGATGAACACATTGTTTTCAGTGCAGTCATGCGCTGGGTCAGGTATGATTTAGACTGTCGGCGGGACTACCTTCCCGAGCTGCTCCACGGAATCCGTCTGGCACTCCTGCCGTCTGAGTGCCTCGTCGAGGCGGTGGCCTGTGAGGAGCTGGTGATGTCGGACAAACGCAGCAGACTGATTGTGGAAGAAGCCATCCAGTGCAAGAAGAAGATCCTGCAGAATGACGGGGTCGTCACGAGTCCGTGTGCCAGGCCGCGCAAAGCCGGCCACACCCTGCTTATTCTCGGAGGGCAGACCTTCATGTGTGACAAGATCTACCAAGTGGATCATAAAGCGAAAGAGATCATCCCCAAATCCGACCTGCCGAGCCCCAGGAAGGAATTCAGCGCCTGCGCCATCGGCTGTAAGGTATACGTGACGGGAGGAAGAGGCTCGGAGAACGGAGTGTCCAAGGATGTGTGGATATACGACACGGTACACGAGGAGTGGTCGAAGGGCGCGCCCATGCTCATAGCGCGCTTTGGACACGGCTCGGCCGAGCTGGAGAACTGCCTGTATGTTGTCGGAGGTCACACAGCCATAGCTGGTGTCTTCCCCGCCTCGCCTTCTGTGTCTCTGAAACAGGTGGAGAGGTACGACCCGTTAACCAACAAATGGACCATGATGGCGCCCCTCAGGGACGGCGTCAGCAACGCAGCGGTGGTGAGTGCCAAGCTGAAACTGTTTGTTTTTGGCGGCACCACCATCCACAGGGACAAGGCCTCCAATGTGCAGTGCTACGACCCGGTGGAGAACCGCTGGACGATCGCAGCCGAGTGCCCCCAACCCTGGCGCTACACCGCCGCCGCTGTCCTGGGCAGCCAGATCTTCATCATGGGCGGCGACACAGAGTTCACGGCCGCGTCTGCTTACCGGTACGACTGCGAGACCAACCAGTGGACGCGTGTCGGTGATATGACGTCCAAAAGGATGAGCTGCCATGCCGTGGCCTCCGGGAACAAACTGTACGTGGTTGGCGGCTACTTCGGAACACAGCGGTGTAAGACACTGGACTGCTACGATCCGACATCGGACAGCTGGAACAGCATAACTACAGTGCCTTATTCACTGATTCCCACTGCGTTTGTTAGCACCTGGAAACATCTCCCTGCCTAG
- the enc2 gene encoding kelch-like protein 25 isoform X1, with product MNREETLYRSPTQLPRCRLMSPAPLADTPPSTQAAVCRPDSRIQNVVASFRGWTRIPAVQDIGPADSLEVPENMSVSVHENRKSRTSTGPMNISLFHKPSHPDSVLTHLNTLRKQCMFTDVTLWAGDRSFPCHRAVLAACSRYFEAMFGGGLRESLDSDVNFRDSVHPEVLELLLDFAYSSRIIINEENAESLLEAGDMLQFHDIRDAAAEFLEKNLHSSNCLGMMLLSDAHQCKRLYELSWRMCLVHFEAFRDTEDFYSLSKDKLLDLILSDELEIEDEHIVFSAVMRWVRYDLDCRRDYLPELLHGIRLALLPSECLVEAVACEELVMSDKRSRLIVEEAIQCKKKILQNDGVVTSPCARPRKAGHTLLILGGQTFMCDKIYQVDHKAKEIIPKSDLPSPRKEFSACAIGCKVYVTGGRGSENGVSKDVWIYDTVHEEWSKGAPMLIARFGHGSAELENCLYVVGGHTAIAGVFPASPSVSLKQVERYDPLTNKWTMMAPLRDGVSNAAVVSAKLKLFVFGGTTIHRDKASNVQCYDPVENRWTIAAECPQPWRYTAAAVLGSQIFIMGGDTEFTAASAYRYDCETNQWTRVGDMTSKRMSCHAVASGNKLYVVGGYFGTQRCKTLDCYDPTSDSWNSITTVPYSLIPTAFVSTWKHLPA from the exons ATGAACCGTGAAGAAACTCTTTACCGGTCACCAACACAACTGCCACGCTGCCGTTTAATGTCCCCTGCGCCTCTCGCAGACACACCACCGTCCACGCAGGCTGCTGTGTGCCGACCTGACTCCAGGATCCAGAATGTCGTCGCCTCTTTCCGCGGGTGGACCCGCATCCCTGCCG TTCAAGATATCGGCCCAGCTGATTCCTTGGAGGTGCCAGAAAATATGTCAGTCAGTGTGCATGAGAACCGAAAGTCTCGGACGAGTACGGGCCCCATGAATATCTCTCTCTTCCACAAGCCTTCCCACCCAGACAGCGTCCtcactcacctcaacacacTTCGCAAGCAGTGCATGTTCACAGACGTGACGTTATGGGCGGGCGATCGCTCCTTCCCCTGCCACCGGGCCGTGCTAGCTGCCTGCAGCCGCTACTTCGAGGCCATGTTCGGCGGTGGCCTCCGTGAGAGTCTGGACAGCGACGTAAACTTCCGTGACAGCGTGCATCCTGAGGTTCTGGAGCTCCTTCTGGACTTTGCATATTCCTCACGCATCATTATCAACGAGGAGAACGCAGAGTCGCTTCTGGAAGCCGGAGACATGCTGCAGTTCCACGACATCCGTGATGCTGCGGCAGAGTTCCTCGAGAAGAACCTGCACTCCTCCAATTGCCTGGGCATGATGTTACTGTCGGACGCCCACCAGTGCAAACGCCTGTACGAGCTCTCCTGGAGAATGTGCCTAGTCCACTTTGAAGCATTCAGGGACACAGAGGACTTCTACAGCCTGTCCAAAGATAAGCTCTTGGACCTTATACTCAGTGACGAGCTGGAGATAGAGGATGAACACATTGTTTTCAGTGCAGTCATGCGCTGGGTCAGGTATGATTTAGACTGTCGGCGGGACTACCTTCCCGAGCTGCTCCACGGAATCCGTCTGGCACTCCTGCCGTCTGAGTGCCTCGTCGAGGCGGTGGCCTGTGAGGAGCTGGTGATGTCGGACAAACGCAGCAGACTGATTGTGGAAGAAGCCATCCAGTGCAAGAAGAAGATCCTGCAGAATGACGGGGTCGTCACGAGTCCGTGTGCCAGGCCGCGCAAAGCCGGCCACACCCTGCTTATTCTCGGAGGGCAGACCTTCATGTGTGACAAGATCTACCAAGTGGATCATAAAGCGAAAGAGATCATCCCCAAATCCGACCTGCCGAGCCCCAGGAAGGAATTCAGCGCCTGCGCCATCGGCTGTAAGGTATACGTGACGGGAGGAAGAGGCTCGGAGAACGGAGTGTCCAAGGATGTGTGGATATACGACACGGTACACGAGGAGTGGTCGAAGGGCGCGCCCATGCTCATAGCGCGCTTTGGACACGGCTCGGCCGAGCTGGAGAACTGCCTGTATGTTGTCGGAGGTCACACAGCCATAGCTGGTGTCTTCCCCGCCTCGCCTTCTGTGTCTCTGAAACAGGTGGAGAGGTACGACCCGTTAACCAACAAATGGACCATGATGGCGCCCCTCAGGGACGGCGTCAGCAACGCAGCGGTGGTGAGTGCCAAGCTGAAACTGTTTGTTTTTGGCGGCACCACCATCCACAGGGACAAGGCCTCCAATGTGCAGTGCTACGACCCGGTGGAGAACCGCTGGACGATCGCAGCCGAGTGCCCCCAACCCTGGCGCTACACCGCCGCCGCTGTCCTGGGCAGCCAGATCTTCATCATGGGCGGCGACACAGAGTTCACGGCCGCGTCTGCTTACCGGTACGACTGCGAGACCAACCAGTGGACGCGTGTCGGTGATATGACGTCCAAAAGGATGAGCTGCCATGCCGTGGCCTCCGGGAACAAACTGTACGTGGTTGGCGGCTACTTCGGAACACAGCGGTGTAAGACACTGGACTGCTACGATCCGACATCGGACAGCTGGAACAGCATAACTACAGTGCCTTATTCACTGATTCCCACTGCGTTTGTTAGCACCTGGAAACATCTCCCTGCCTAG